GCGCGGCGGAGGGCAAGCCGGGAGCGGAGACTCAGCCGAAATCAAGGCGGCGGATTACTCGCCGGATTTTGCACAAGCAAAGCTCCTGCCGCTGTTCGGTCCCTCGATCGCCATCGGCGACTATAACGGCGACTCACATCCCGACCTCTACATTGTGAATCCTGGCGGGAAAAATCAGCTTTTCCATAACAGCGGCGCGGGAACTTTCCAGGACGTTACTGCGAAGGCTGGAGTCGAAGGGCCGAGGCATTCCATTTCCGCCACTTTTGCGGATTATGACAACAGCGGAAACCTGAGCCTTTTCGTGGCCGGCCTCGGCGGCGTTCACCTCTACAAAAACAACGGCAACGGCACCTTCACGGATGTTACGGAGAAGGCTGGAATCAAGCCCCAGCCTGGCGAAGTGGACACACGCGCGCTTTTGTTTGACGCTGATAGCGACGGCCTGCTGGACCTTGTTGTCACTTCCTACACCAATTTGAATCAGCCGCCGCATGGGTCGAGTTTCCGTTTTCCCGACAGTTTCTCACCCGCCGCCATCCACTTTTATCGAAACAACGGCAATGGCACCTTCACCGACATAACACAGGCGGCGGGCCTGGGCAGCGTCCGCGGCCGCTTCCGCAGTGCGCTGTTTGCCGGCTTCACCGGCAGCACCTATCCGGACCTTGTCTTCTTCCGCGATGACGGTCCGCCTGTTTTCTTCAAGAACCTCGGAGGCGACAGGTTTCGAGACCGCTCTCGCGAGGCAGGCGCAGCCTTCAGCAAGGCCACCGCTCTTGGCGGTGCTGTGGCTGATTTTGACCACGATGGCAGGTTCGATCTTGCGCTTTGGACCACCAGCGGCTACGAAGTGCTGAAGAACGACGGCGACGCCAAGTTCACGCCGTTTCCGAATCTCCCTGCCGTCAAGCCGCCTGCTCCACTGCTGGCTTTTCGGGGACTCGCCGCCGACATCATTGGCAACAGCTATGAAGATCTGCTGGTGGCCGATTCTGCCGGGAAGCTGCACCTGCTGGCCAACCGGCTGGGACGCTTCCACGAAGAAGCCATTCATCTGCCGGTAAGCCCCTCGGTGAAACTCGCCACGCTGGACGCCGCCTGGATCGGCAAACCCGGGGCCCTTGATTTGATCGGCGCCACCCGCAACGGAAAGCTCGCGGCCTGGGCCAAAGCCGGACCGCCCGAACATTGGCTCGAAATCAGCATGGATGGTTCAAAGAGCAACAAGCAGGGCGTGGGATCAGAAATCGAGCTGAAGCAGGGGAATTTTTATGACAAGGTCCTGATCAGCAACGGCCCGGCCTATGTCTACACCGGCAACCTGTCAAAACTGGATGTGGTGCGCGCCACGTGGCCGACGCAGATTATCCAAAACAACCTTGCCGTCGCCACCGATACGGCAATCCGCTTCCGCGAGTCGGAGCGCCTGGCGAGTTCCTGCCCCATGCTTTACGCGTGGAACGGCAAGCGGTTCGTCTTTGTTACGGACATCCTGGGCGTGGGCCCGCTGGGCGAGCTGGCCGCGGACGGCACGCTGATCAAGCCCTATTCGCGCGAATTCGTCCGGCTGCCCGGCACGTTGCGCCCCGTGCCAGACGGGGCCGGGCAGCGCCAGCGCGGCGGGAACTATGAGTTCCAGATGACCGATGAGCTGCGGGAGGTTGATTACTTCGACCGGCTGCGCCTGCTGGCCGTTGACCACCCCGCCGGCGAAAAGATTTATGCGAATGAAATCTATTCTTCAACGCCATCTGAGCCCAGCCTTTACGCGGTCCCGAACGAGCAGTTGCCGGTGTCGGCGGTGGATGACCTCGGCAACAACGTTCTGCCGCTGATCAGCAAAGAGGACCATCAATATCCTCACAGCTTCCAGCGACTGCGCATTCCGGGCATGGCCAAAATGCACTCGCTGACGCTCGACCTCGGCAAACTGCCTCAAGCCGGGCGCGTCTCGTTGTGGCTGACGGGATGGGTGTTCTGGACCGACTCGAACGGATCAAGAGCGCTGATGCACGACCCCGGCACGCCCATGATTTCGCCCTACGTGCAGGTGCGGAACCAGCAGGGGAAATGGGTCACTGTTATATCCGATATGGGCCTGCCCAGCGGCACTAACCGCACCATGCGCGTTGACCTGACAGGCAAATTCCTCTCTCAGGACCATCATGTCCGCGTCGTCACCAACCTTTGCGTCTACTGGGACCGCATCTTCTTCACCAGCAACGACCGGATTGTGCAACCTGACCGCGAGGCATCACCCGAGTATGCCGATCTCCATTATCGCGGTTTTTCCACGCCAGCCACTGATCCCGACCACATCCGCCCGGACCATTATGAATACGCCTCATTGATGAACCGGGCGCCCTGGAACCCCATGCGCGGCGTCTACACGCGCTACGGCAACGTCGGAAAACTCTTGAGCCAGGCCGACAATCAGATGGTCGTGATGTCTACCGGAGATGAGATGACGGTGCGCTTCAGCGCAGCAAATTTCCCGCCGCTGCGGAGGGGCTGGGTGCGGTCATTCTTCCTGGACGCCACCGGCTACGCAAAAGACGGCGAACCGAACACGGCCTACTCAGCCACCGTGGCTCCGCTTCCCTTCCATACGATGGCGAATTATCCACCGGGACCTGAGGACCGCGCGCCCGACAGCGCAGCCTATCGCGAATATATCAGGACGTACGAGACGCGGCCATCGTATCAGTTGATACCATCGCTGGCCCCGCCGGCGGATTAGCACGGAGGGAAAAGGGGAGATCGGCGAAGTGCTTCGCCGCCTTCTGCCTGTGGCGAGCTTCCCGCCTACTGGACCCGGCTTGGAGACTCCGCGCTCGTAAGGGCTGCAGCCGGTGCTAAAAGCCCCAGGCCTTGCAGCAGGAAGATGGTTCGCTGGGCGGCGTCGCGCCAGACCAGCTGGCAACTTTCTCCCTGGCAGTTCTGGACGTATACGTCCCCTCCCGAATATTCCAGGCTGCAATTCTTGAATACGCAGTTGACAAACACGCCATCATCGAGGATGACGTGCTGGTTTTCAAATGTTCTATCTTCATATCGAGTCATACTCGTACACCAAGTCCTTTATCGGAGCATTCGGGAATTTCAGCTTTTGCCCCCTCCCCTCCTTCGTGACTTGACGAAGGCATCTGAAGTTATTCTGATGGGGAGAGGGTATCACTTGCTGATCCTTGATGCAATCGTACGGTGATGTGCATTGCCTTCGCGATGACGTTTATCATCAGTACCTTGCGCCACGACCGGCCTGTTCGGTACCCGGCTGAAAAGCCAGAAAATTCAGCTCATCCGATCTCGCCCGCGGCAATGCTCCGGCCACGTGCTCCATCCACGCCCTGCGCGGGCTGGCGAAGCCTTCTGCCCACTGGCGCGGACATGGCCGCAACCCCGCTGCGCAGTCTCGCCAGGGCGCCTGAGTGCAGTTGCGAAACCCGCGATTCGTCGATGCCAAGTCTGGAGCCAATCTGCTTCATGGTCAGCCCGTCCTGGTAGTAAAAGGCAATAATGGAGCGGTCGCGTTCGGTCAGGCACCTTAGAGCGCCTGAAAGCAGGTCTCTCTGTTCGCGACGGTAGCACAGTTGATAGGGGTTGCCATCAGAGGAATCCGGCAGGTCCTCTTCACTCACTCGCTTGCTGGTACCCGGCAAAAAACGGGTGCCTGTCCCTTCAAAACCAAGCGGCTGCAATTCGGCGGCCCGTTCATGCCATCGCGCAAGGCCCATTCCCATCGCACGGGCCATCTCCGCGTCTTCCGGCGGGCGGCCCAGATTGCGTTCAAGGGCCTCACAGGTGGATTCAACTTTCTTGACCCTCCTCCGCATATCACGCGAAGCATAGTCCTGCTTCCGCAGTGAATCGAGGATGGCGCCGCGAATACGGTAGCGAGCGTAACTCTCGATCGTTACCCCTTTGGCCGGGTCAAATTTTCTGACGGCGTCAATCAGGCCCACTGTCCCGTCACTCACCAGGTCGTCGAGTTCCACATGGGCGGGGAGTCGCCCGCGCATTTGAAGAGCAACCCGCTTAACCAGCGGGATCAGCTTTACGACCAGGCTGTTCGAACCATCCCAATCGTGGGATGGTCCGCGACTCGGCGCCGGGTGCGGACTACTGGTAGTACAAACCTGGCTGCTGCGGCAATTTCCACGAGCGCGACGCCTTCCACACCCGTACTTATCGTCGTGATGATGACCATGACTTGAGGAAACACCAAATTGAATCGCCACTTCGACACCCCCTTCGAAATCATCTCAGTCGCAAATGGAACCAGGCGGAAAGGAGGTCCGAAACAAGTTTCCGGCCTCCATTGGCCCGGCGCCGTCGCGTACAGCAACTCTCTTATGCACGGAGCGCGCCAACTCGGCTTCGAGGCTAGAAAAAGGCACGGCCACGGCGACTTTTCATAAGTGGTGAGGGATCGGGCCCGTCACCATCCCGCCGTCAGCGAATCAACTCGCTTCCGATGATCGAAAAGGTGGACTCCAGGGCAAGTGGCGTATTTGCAGATTGTTAGAGAATTCCTTCTCCGCCCGCCTGCCGGCCAGGGAATGCCCGCCGAGGTTTTGCAAGATTGGCTTCAGGAGGTCCCCAAAAAAAGATTTTGCGGTGATGTGATGCGTGATGCCCACATCATCAACTGAAGTCAAAGGAGGCTAGGAAGTTTCAATACGGGAAGATTTCCGAACTTGAAAAGTGGCGGTTG
The nucleotide sequence above comes from Acidobacteriota bacterium. Encoded proteins:
- a CDS encoding tetratricopeptide repeat protein gives rise to the protein MIGSQMNQAYKKVLFISGTLAAAALLPFLVAGRQSAAQQGKSPRAVQATAPDSATIQTWRNVGKAYYEQGKYPQAADEFQKVVKSGHAVATDYLDLGLAYTQANDLNRALAALTTARQMAPNLTAVDYNLGILYKRELHYGPAEEAFKKVIAADPEDPASWFNLGTVYFAERKLDPALEAHERVNKMGFARGQNFYVASLFRAFTILVRMDRRPEAQKVLKLHQEYSDKVPGISLQSPALEKGKYGAILVPAAPPVTVAGRAATRPVSFHEITSELGISLRGGGQAGSGDSAEIKAADYSPDFAQAKLLPLFGPSIAIGDYNGDSHPDLYIVNPGGKNQLFHNSGAGTFQDVTAKAGVEGPRHSISATFADYDNSGNLSLFVAGLGGVHLYKNNGNGTFTDVTEKAGIKPQPGEVDTRALLFDADSDGLLDLVVTSYTNLNQPPHGSSFRFPDSFSPAAIHFYRNNGNGTFTDITQAAGLGSVRGRFRSALFAGFTGSTYPDLVFFRDDGPPVFFKNLGGDRFRDRSREAGAAFSKATALGGAVADFDHDGRFDLALWTTSGYEVLKNDGDAKFTPFPNLPAVKPPAPLLAFRGLAADIIGNSYEDLLVADSAGKLHLLANRLGRFHEEAIHLPVSPSVKLATLDAAWIGKPGALDLIGATRNGKLAAWAKAGPPEHWLEISMDGSKSNKQGVGSEIELKQGNFYDKVLISNGPAYVYTGNLSKLDVVRATWPTQIIQNNLAVATDTAIRFRESERLASSCPMLYAWNGKRFVFVTDILGVGPLGELAADGTLIKPYSREFVRLPGTLRPVPDGAGQRQRGGNYEFQMTDELREVDYFDRLRLLAVDHPAGEKIYANEIYSSTPSEPSLYAVPNEQLPVSAVDDLGNNVLPLISKEDHQYPHSFQRLRIPGMAKMHSLTLDLGKLPQAGRVSLWLTGWVFWTDSNGSRALMHDPGTPMISPYVQVRNQQGKWVTVISDMGLPSGTNRTMRVDLTGKFLSQDHHVRVVTNLCVYWDRIFFTSNDRIVQPDREASPEYADLHYRGFSTPATDPDHIRPDHYEYASLMNRAPWNPMRGVYTRYGNVGKLLSQADNQMVVMSTGDEMTVRFSAANFPPLRRGWVRSFFLDATGYAKDGEPNTAYSATVAPLPFHTMANYPPGPEDRAPDSAAYREYIRTYETRPSYQLIPSLAPPAD
- a CDS encoding sigma-70 family RNA polymerase sigma factor, translated to MRGRLPAHVELDDLVSDGTVGLIDAVRKFDPAKGVTIESYARYRIRGAILDSLRKQDYASRDMRRRVKKVESTCEALERNLGRPPEDAEMARAMGMGLARWHERAAELQPLGFEGTGTRFLPGTSKRVSEEDLPDSSDGNPYQLCYRREQRDLLSGALRCLTERDRSIIAFYYQDGLTMKQIGSRLGIDESRVSQLHSGALARLRSGVAAMSAPVGRRLRQPAQGVDGARGRSIAAGEIG